Within the Fusarium keratoplasticum isolate Fu6.1 chromosome 1, whole genome shotgun sequence genome, the region CAATCTGGTCGTAAGATTAAGTGCTTGTTCTATTATCTTGCATAGTGTCGTAGGGCTGCAAGGTTAGGGAAGCGTTGAGGCAACACTCTAACAGTCTGTCGCCAAGCCGGGGCTGAGCATATTAACGCGAGTGGCTGAGCTTAGGCACCATCATTTCACTCGGGCAAGGAGGATAACCTTCAGTAAcccctcatcatcactcaaCCAAGGTGGCTTGTCCAAGATAGAGGCTGTCACAACCCGTCACGTCCAGCCCGTCGAACTACCATGGACCGATCCTCACCACAGGAGAGAGAGCTGCTGGACAAGCTCGAGGGGCAAAACTTGACCCTGGGCATGGACGGCTACGAACGACCCCGCGCCATCAAATACAAGGATTTGTATGCCTTCTTCCGACCCGTTATCGACGGGGACGCTTCCAgtgccttctcttcctcatctgaAATATCTCTTCAAGGGGAGTGGGACAGGGACACGAACTGCGAAGCAGATTGTTGGCTCAAGGCCAAAGAAGTCAAGGCCTTCCTCGCAAAGGACTCACTCGCAAGGCCCCGTTCGGAACCCTTGCATGAGGCTGCATCCggagcagaagcagctgCGAAGCTGTACACGCCACTGAGTCCTGGGTGGATTCGGGTTGTCGTGCTCGATCCAGGAGAGGGGGACACGCCACTGCAGTGCACTCTTTTACCCGAATTACTATTTGATCCATCCCGAGGCAAAAGAAGGCCTGGTGATGTGAGAGATGCACGGTTGATCAAATGGACTCACTACGAAGCCGTCTCGTACCACTGGGGATCGCCTATCCTCTCGCGCATAGTTCTCTGTCGCGAGGCTAGACTTTCGGAAACAGGCGAGGCTTACGAAACTCCCGAAGTGGCCATGCCCGTCACGGCCAGTCTGTTCGAGGCGCTACGATGCCTCAGACTAAAGGACAGACCCCGTCTACTCTGGATCGATGGCCTGTGTATCAACCAGTACGACACCGCAGAGAAGAATCGCCAAGTCAAGAAAATGTTCGAGATTTACAGATTGTCTCGAAGAGTCGTCGTCCATTTAGGGGCGACCACGAAAGGCACACATTTAGGAATGGTGTTCCTAGATTATGTGAACAGCGAGGAAATCCGCGAGCTGACACTCCATCGGGTTCATGAGCCTGAGTGTATCGAAACGCTACGTGTCGTGTACGCAGGTCTCCATGAGCTTCTTTGTCGGCCTTGGTTTGAGAGATCTTGGATAAGACAAGAGATTATCGGCACTAGAGGCTCCATTGTCTGCTGTGGCACCAAGACCATCAGATGGACCTCCTTCAAGCGAGGATATAGAAGGCTGCGGTCACTCGAGGCAATTCTGGAAAGCCACCTTGGGGCTGACTTCAAAAAGCCTGCGCTCCTGCAACCCCGAATACGGATCTTGAAGGGGCTGAAGAGGAGCTGGTCGGCTGGCGAGCCCATGATGCACGCAATGGTGCCATCACACAGCATCTACAGCAGCATAGCCGGTGGAATACTTGAACTGCTTGTCGTAAGCAAATTTTCGGAGGCGTCTGATCCCAGAGACAAAGTTTACTCGCTTCTTGGGTTGGCACGCCCAATAAGACGAGCAGAAGGGACATCGCATGGCCCAGAACGAGACTCGTCGGGATCCAGCACAACGCCGGCGCTGGATCTACTCTCCTTTGAGGTCGACTACTCCAAGAGCCTTACCGCAGTTTATCAGTATCTAGTAAAGTTTGTCATCAACGGCACAAAAACCTTGGACATCCTCGCCCTGATCAGGAGGCCCTACGAGCAACCACGCCCGTATCAGTTCGCATCTTGGGTTCCCGACTGGCAGTCTTGCACACCGAACAGCATAGTCAGTATTACAGATTCCTTGGTGCTCATTCACCAGCGTCTACCGGCAGATTTCCTCACGTCACAGCAGTCCtacgaagaagacgacatcCTCCGCATTTCTGGGTGGCACGTTGCGAGCGTGATGTTGCTGACTGGCTACACCGCGTCCTTTGAAGAAATGAACAGAATAGACAGAGACTTGCCCCACGACTTTAACCTCGAGGAAATTCACCGGGTTCTCGACGAAATGAGCTTTCAAGATTGGTCCCCGACGGATACTTGGCGCTGCTGTCTTCTCGATCCTGGACGCATCGCGCTTGTCCCTTCTGCGGCTGATGTAGGGGATTCTGTCTTTATAGTCAAGGGATCCCGGTTTCCACTTCTCATGAGGCCGGTATATGGGTTCTATGACCAGAAAGGAGCTACAGCATCTGAAATTAGATGGGAATACGTGGGAGTTTGTCTCATGTGGCGCTTCTCCATGGCGGGTGCCGTTGAAACCTCGGAGTTGTTTTCCACTGCATCCCCGATGGAACTGGTAGTCGTTTAAACGTCGAGTTGGAATGAAACACCCAATACTGAAGGTACACTATCTATTCGTGTAAAGGTGTTGGCTCGAATGCCAAtgtggaggaggcggaggatCTGGTTCACGATCTCAAGACCCGAGTCCATGGTCAGCAGCTCGACCAGCTTCGAGGGAGGACTCATCTCGATTGAGTTGGCGCCTGACTGATAAGCCTGGCAGTCGCAGTACACTTACTGAAATACAAGATCTCTGGTGTTTCTAGGACAGGACGCATGCGGTGTTTTGAGGGCCCTGAAGGGGGAGTCCGGCTCATCCAGTCCACGTCCCAGCGCATTGTTACACTTGATTGGTAGTTGCGGGATTTAGATACATTGCCTTGCAGTGTCGCGTTCAGAACTTCACTTTATCTGCATGAATTTTGTCCAGTCGCGGCCCAGAATCATGCTGTTCAGTcgagaatggatggatcggaGTAGTATTTCAGCAAGGCCAATCTCATCAAATCTGGGTTGCTGTGTTGACAATACATTGGATATCCATTACAATTGCTTCGTCCACCTGCTCTGTGCCGGAATGCAGCAACAGACTCTGATTTCACTCATGCTTCTTAACGTATCGCATGTGCGAATATACACAAGACCCATTCCAGGACGTCCACATAACAACGGCCACCATATTGTCGTATGACTTCCTACCTAAACCCCCCTTGACATTTCATCCTCGCTGTTCTCTTCGCGAACGGGGCAACCCCAAAAAGAATCCTCGTTGACCATTAACAACACATGAGATAACGGTCGCTTTCGGTGTGTTAGCGACGATTTGGGTCGCGGGGTGAGCGAACTGCTCATCGGTGAGTTGTGGCGGCGGGTGGAATAGCCCGGCCTTGATGAGTCTACCGCGGGTGCGCCTCAACCGgacaaggcagagagaaTAAGTAGGCGAACGGGCGGGACGGGTAGATCGTGGTCGAAATGGATGAGAGGATCGGCGTCGTGGGGGAGGTGCTGGATGGTATATGGCTGCTAGGCTCTTCAGCATCTCGGCCGTTTCCTGACCATTCTGTACAGTTGCGAGGTTTATGGAGATCATTGTGATGATTTGTGTGTTCTCAATGCTGCGAGACTCTGGGCAGAGATGTCGCTTTGACCTCGTTTAAATAATGTGAATTGCCCCCTTGAAGCCGGGATGGCATTGATCTTGGACACGCAACGGTGTTTCCAATTCCGGATATCAGGACCGAGAACTGTTGGCTCTAACAAACTCAGAACCACGTGGTCTTGGACAGAACCAACAGCATGTTGCATTCTGATAGTCTCTCATTTTTTACGCCTCGGCAAGGTGTAAAATAAAGACTCACGTGGTATTTTCTCATGCGGGTCAAAACATGATCGCAAGGTCGGCAACGGCCCTTCCTTCGACCATCACCCTCGTGTTGATTCTCGCTTGGCTATCGTGGAACCTCGGGCATCCACAGGAGTTGGCTTGGATCTAATATAATCGATTTATGCTAGCTACCTCGCATTGCTGCACTTTGTTGGCTTCTCTGTCTCGTCATACCATCATACTCCAAAGCTCTTCTTCGCATCGACAAGGTTAAATATAGAGCTGAATAAAACTTTATTACTATCAGCAACGTCTCTTAAAAAGTTAGTCGCAATAAACAAAGACAGTTGACAGCACAGGACAGCATCAAAACTCAATGCCATAAAATCCCATAACCTAACTTAGAATTTGAGCATAAGAATAACATTTAACCTAGATGCCTTCTGATATGACTCATTGTTGGAAGTGTGTCCTGTCGTTAAGAGGCATAAAAACCCTTCCC harbors:
- a CDS encoding HET domain-containing protein; its protein translation is MDRSSPQERELLDKLEGQNLTLGMDGYERPRAIKYKDLYAFFRPVIDGDASSAFSSSSEISLQGEWDRDTNCEADCWLKAKEVKAFLAKDSLARPRSEPLHEAASGAEAAAKLYTPLSPGWIRVVVLDPGEGDTPLQCTLLPELLFDPSRGKRRPGDVRDARLIKWTHYEAVSYHWGSPILSRIVLCREARLSETGEAYETPEVAMPVTASLFEALRCLRLKDRPRLLWIDGLCINQYDTAEKNRQVKKMFEIYRLSRRVVVHLGATTKGTHLGMVFLDYVNSEEIRELTLHRVHEPECIETLRVVYAGLHELLCRPWFERSWIRQEIIGTRGSIVCCGTKTIRWTSFKRGYRRLRSLEAILESHLGADFKKPALLQPRIRILKGLKRSWSAGEPMMHAMVPSHSIYSSIAGGILELLVVSKFSEASDPRDKVYSLLGLARPIRRAEGTSHGPERDSSGSSTTPALDLLSFEVDYSKSLTAVYQYLVKFVINGTKTLDILALIRRPYEQPRPYQFASWVPDWQSCTPNSIVSITDSLVLIHQRLPADFLTSQQSYEEDDILRISGWHVASVMLLTGYTASFEEMNRIDRDLPHDFNLEEIHRVLDEMSFQDWSPTDTWRCCLLDPGRIALVPSAADVGDSVFIVKGSRFPLLMRPVYGFYDQKGATASEIRWEYVGVCLMWRFSMAGAVETSELFSTASPMELVVV